A part of Pectobacterium cacticida genomic DNA contains:
- the sdhD gene encoding succinate dehydrogenase membrane anchor subunit: MVSNASALGRNGVHDWLLIRASAIVIFLYVIYITAFIAIAGDITYEIWRGFFSLALTKVFTLLTLFSILVHAWIGMWQVLTDYIKPLALRLILQLAIVVALLVYVIYGTIVVWGA, from the coding sequence ATGGTAAGCAATGCTTCTGCATTAGGACGCAATGGTGTACACGATTGGTTACTTATTCGCGCTTCCGCCATCGTCATCTTCCTTTATGTCATTTATATTACTGCCTTTATCGCTATAGCGGGTGACATTACGTATGAGATTTGGCGTGGTTTTTTTTCGCTGGCCCTCACTAAAGTATTCACGCTGTTAACGTTATTTTCCATTCTGGTCCATGCCTGGATAGGGATGTGGCAAGTGTTGACCGACTACATTAAACCGCTGGCCTTACGCCTGATCTTACAGTTAGCGATTGTCGTCGCGTTGTTGGTGTATGTCATTTATGGAACTATTGTGGTGTGGGGGGCGTGA
- the sdhC gene encoding succinate dehydrogenase cytochrome b556 subunit, whose translation MGKSVKKQRPVNLELQTIQFPVTAIASILHRVSGVITFVAIGILLWLLGTSLSSEEGFLRVAALLDSIIVKFIVWGILVALIYHIIGGLRHLLMDFGYIEEDLATGKRSATLSFVITVVLSILAGVLVW comes from the coding sequence GTGGGCAAATCTGTGAAAAAACAAAGACCTGTCAATCTGGAATTGCAGACGATCCAGTTTCCCGTTACTGCGATAGCATCCATTCTTCACCGCGTCTCCGGCGTTATCACCTTTGTTGCTATTGGTATCTTACTGTGGCTGTTAGGGACTTCTCTTTCCTCAGAAGAAGGGTTTCTTCGCGTCGCGGCGCTGCTGGACAGCATCATAGTCAAGTTCATCGTTTGGGGTATTCTCGTTGCGCTCATCTATCACATTATTGGTGGTTTACGTCACCTATTGATGGATTTCGGCTATATAGAAGAAGACCTTGCTACCGGTAAGCGTTCTGCAACGCTCTCCTTTGTTATTACTGTCGTGCTTTCAATTTTGGCTGGAGTCCTCGTATGGTAA
- a CDS encoding citrate synthase codes for MADKKAILTLDGKDPIELDVLSGTLGHDEIDIRPLGSKGYFTFDPGFTSTASCESKITYIDGDEGILLHRGFPIDQLAENSTYLEVCYILLYGEAPTPEQYETFKTIVTRHTMIHEQITRLFHGFRRDSHPMAVLCGVTGALAAFYHDSLDISIERHREIAAYRLLSKMPTVAAMCYKYSLGQPFVYPRNNLSYAGNFLHMMFSTPCEEYVVNPILERAMDRILILHADHEQNASTSTVRTAGSSGANPFACIAAGIASLWGPAHGGANEACLRMLEEISSVEHIPAFIKRAKDKNDAFRLMGFGHRVYKNHDPRAKVMRETCHEVLKELGRKDDLLEVAMELERIALNDPYFIEKKLYPNVDFYSGIILKAMGIPSTMFTVIFAMARTVGWIAHWSEMHDEGIKIARPRQLYTGYDRRDFTSQLKHD; via the coding sequence ATGGCTGATAAAAAAGCAATACTTACCCTAGACGGTAAGGATCCCATTGAGCTTGACGTCCTATCCGGCACGCTAGGGCATGATGAAATTGATATTCGGCCGCTCGGTTCAAAAGGCTACTTCACGTTTGATCCCGGTTTTACCTCTACCGCCTCTTGCGAATCAAAGATTACCTATATTGACGGCGATGAAGGCATCTTGCTGCATCGCGGTTTCCCCATAGACCAACTTGCTGAAAATTCGACTTATCTTGAAGTCTGTTACATTCTGCTGTACGGCGAAGCGCCAACGCCGGAACAATATGAAACCTTTAAAACCATCGTGACTCGCCACACGATGATCCATGAGCAAATTACTCGCTTGTTCCACGGATTTCGCCGCGATTCACACCCTATGGCGGTTTTATGCGGCGTCACGGGAGCTCTGGCGGCGTTTTATCATGATTCGCTGGATATTAGCATCGAACGCCACCGTGAAATTGCTGCCTATCGTCTGCTATCAAAAATGCCGACCGTTGCAGCGATGTGTTACAAATATTCACTGGGTCAACCCTTTGTTTACCCACGAAACAACCTGTCTTATGCCGGTAATTTCCTGCACATGATGTTCTCCACGCCTTGTGAAGAATACGTTGTGAACCCGATACTGGAACGCGCGATGGATCGCATTCTGATCCTGCATGCCGATCACGAGCAAAATGCCTCTACCTCAACCGTTCGGACCGCCGGTTCATCTGGCGCTAACCCGTTTGCGTGCATCGCCGCGGGTATCGCCTCATTATGGGGGCCGGCGCACGGTGGTGCGAACGAGGCGTGTCTGCGGATGTTGGAAGAGATTAGCAGCGTGGAACATATTCCGGCATTTATCAAACGCGCAAAAGATAAAAATGATGCTTTCCGACTAATGGGCTTTGGTCACCGCGTGTACAAGAACCACGACCCGCGTGCCAAGGTAATGCGTGAAACCTGCCATGAAGTGCTGAAAGAACTTGGCAGAAAAGACGACCTGCTAGAAGTGGCGATGGAGTTGGAGCGTATCGCGCTAAACGATCCCTATTTCATCGAGAAGAAACTGTATCCGAATGTGGACTTCTACTCTGGCATCATCTTGAAGGCCATGGGGATTCCATCCACCATGTTTACCGTTATCTTCGCGATGGCGCGCACCGTAGGGTGGATCGCGCACTGGAGTGAAATGCATGATGAAGGCATTAAAATAGCGCGTCCACGCCAGTTGTACACCGGCTACGACAGACGCGACTTCACCTCTCAGCTAAAACACGATTAA
- the nei gene encoding endonuclease VIII → MPEGPEIRRAADKLVEAIVGKTLTRVWFAFPALKPYENELIGQQVRQIETRGKALLTYFSNDRVLYSHNQLYGVWRVVKAGDSPETKRDLRLRLETQDRAILLYSASDIAMLTRDTLATHPFLQRIGPDVLDDSLTPELVSARLLLPRFRRRQFAGLLLDQAFLAGLGNYLRAEILWQAQLAPRHTAAQLNEEQLQTLSHALLDIPRLSYRTRGAVDENRHHGAIFSFKVFHRAGERCERCGGIIEKTMLSSRPFYWCPRCQQ, encoded by the coding sequence ATGCCGGAAGGGCCGGAAATTCGCCGGGCGGCCGATAAGTTGGTTGAGGCCATTGTAGGCAAAACGCTGACGCGAGTTTGGTTTGCGTTTCCCGCGTTAAAGCCTTACGAGAATGAACTGATCGGGCAACAGGTGCGGCAGATTGAAACGCGTGGCAAGGCGCTGCTGACTTACTTTAGTAACGATCGGGTGCTGTATAGCCATAACCAATTGTATGGCGTGTGGCGCGTGGTGAAGGCCGGTGACTCGCCAGAGACAAAGCGAGATTTGCGCCTTCGGCTGGAAACGCAGGATCGTGCCATTCTGCTCTATAGCGCATCGGATATTGCCATGCTGACGCGGGATACGCTGGCAACCCATCCCTTCTTGCAACGTATCGGCCCTGATGTTCTGGATGACTCGCTGACGCCAGAACTGGTATCTGCGCGTTTGCTTCTCCCGCGTTTTCGTCGTCGTCAGTTTGCTGGGCTGCTATTGGATCAGGCTTTTCTTGCTGGATTAGGGAATTACCTGCGCGCCGAGATTCTCTGGCAGGCACAGTTGGCGCCGCGACATACTGCGGCACAGTTGAATGAGGAACAGTTGCAGACGTTGAGTCACGCGCTGTTGGACATTCCCCGGCTGTCCTACCGTACGCGAGGCGCGGTTGATGAGAACCGCCATCACGGGGCGATTTTTTCATTCAAGGTTTTTCATCGTGCGGGGGAGCGCTGTGAGCGCTGCGGCGGCATCATTGAAAAAACGATGCTGTCATCTCGCCCATTTTATTGGTGCCCGCGGTGCCAGCAATAA
- the pcp gene encoding pyroglutamyl-peptidase I, which produces MKTVLITAFEPFEDETINPSWEAVKGLHQREVAGARVVACRLSCVFDLSLDQLYRAIAEWQPEVVIALGQAGGRADITVERVAININDARIADNRGNQPIDTPVVETGPAAYFSTLPVKAMVQALRTAGIPASVSQTAGTFVCNHVMYGLLHHLHQQGDAIRGGFVHIPYAPEQAARHPGEPSMPTSLVTAALEVMIKQVLVQQVDVAVTGGALH; this is translated from the coding sequence ATGAAAACCGTTTTAATTACGGCGTTTGAACCTTTTGAAGATGAAACGATTAATCCCTCTTGGGAAGCGGTAAAAGGGCTCCATCAGCGAGAAGTCGCCGGGGCGCGTGTGGTGGCTTGCCGCTTATCGTGCGTCTTTGATTTGTCACTGGATCAGCTTTATCGTGCGATAGCGGAATGGCAACCGGAAGTGGTGATCGCGCTGGGGCAGGCGGGCGGTCGTGCTGATATTACTGTGGAGCGTGTCGCGATTAATATTAATGATGCCCGGATTGCGGATAACCGCGGCAACCAGCCGATTGACACGCCGGTGGTGGAAACGGGGCCGGCGGCGTATTTCTCGACATTGCCGGTAAAAGCGATGGTGCAGGCACTGCGCACGGCCGGTATCCCCGCGTCTGTGTCGCAAACCGCAGGGACGTTTGTGTGTAACCATGTGATGTATGGGCTTCTGCATCATCTGCATCAGCAGGGCGATGCCATTCGCGGTGGATTTGTTCATATTCCCTATGCGCCGGAACAGGCCGCGCGACACCCCGGTGAACCCAGTATGCCAACGTCGTTAGTGACGGCGGCGCTGGAAGTCATGATTAAGCAGGTGCTGGTTCAGCAGGTTGATGTCGCTGTCACTGGCGGGGCATTACATTAG
- the pxpA gene encoding 5-oxoprolinase subunit PxpA, with product MTIDLNADLGEGSPHDEALLKLVSSANIACGFHAGDAQTMRQSVRWGMGYGVALGAHPSFLDRENFGRKAMTVPVEIVFAQVVYQLGALAAIVAAEGGRLSHVKPHGMLYNQAASEPALADAIAKAVKAVNPALRLVGLAGSELIRAGKRLGLETRQEVFADRCYLPDGTLVPRSQSGALINSDELALAQALEMIQRQRVRAIDGTWIKVQADTVCLHGDGPHALLFARKLRNCFSEHQIAVVAA from the coding sequence ATGACTATTGATCTGAATGCCGATTTGGGGGAGGGAAGCCCGCATGACGAAGCGCTGCTGAAGCTGGTGTCGTCCGCCAACATTGCGTGCGGGTTTCATGCCGGTGATGCGCAAACCATGCGTCAGTCGGTCCGTTGGGGAATGGGATACGGTGTGGCATTGGGAGCCCATCCAAGTTTTCTCGATCGTGAAAATTTTGGCCGCAAAGCGATGACGGTGCCTGTGGAAATTGTCTTTGCGCAAGTCGTGTATCAACTGGGCGCGCTCGCGGCGATTGTTGCTGCTGAAGGCGGGAGGCTGTCCCATGTAAAGCCGCATGGTATGCTTTACAATCAGGCGGCCAGTGAACCCGCGCTGGCCGATGCAATAGCTAAAGCAGTGAAGGCCGTTAATCCCGCGTTGCGTCTGGTCGGGCTGGCAGGCAGCGAATTGATCCGCGCAGGCAAACGGCTGGGATTAGAGACCCGTCAGGAAGTGTTCGCCGATCGCTGCTACCTTCCCGATGGGACGCTAGTGCCACGCTCTCAGTCCGGGGCGCTGATTAACAGCGATGAATTGGCGCTGGCGCAGGCGCTGGAAATGATTCAGCGCCAGCGCGTCAGAGCCATTGACGGTACGTGGATAAAAGTGCAAGCAGATACCGTGTGTCTTCACGGGGATGGGCCACATGCGCTGCTGTTCGCCCGCAAGCTGCGCAACTGTTTTAGCGAACACCAAATAGCCGTGGTTGCGGCATAA
- the pxpC gene encoding 5-oxoprolinase subunit PxpC, translating to MLKVIHAGLHTSVQDGGRVGFRRLGISQSGALDLPAFKMANLLVGNEENAAALEITLGKFTATFTSARWIALTGADSHAELDGKPLWTGWRFAVKPGQTLKMRMPRNGMRSYLALSGGVDVPEALGSRSTDLKAGFGGFNGRLLMDGDELPLGTPTRELTGEVGIKQLLFGNRVRALPGPEYQEFSEATQARFWQTSWQLSPQSNRMGYRLLGAELQRTASSGNKPRELPSHGLLPGVVQVPHNGHPIVLLADAQTTGGYPRIASVIDADMFHLAQIRLGEPIHFIRCTLAQAQKAAEDQRRYLEQLAWRLNDY from the coding sequence ATGCTGAAAGTTATCCATGCCGGATTGCACACGTCAGTGCAGGATGGCGGCCGCGTGGGATTTCGTCGTTTAGGCATTAGCCAGTCAGGCGCGCTCGATCTGCCTGCGTTTAAAATGGCTAATCTGTTGGTGGGCAACGAGGAAAATGCTGCGGCATTAGAAATTACGCTGGGTAAGTTTACGGCAACTTTTACGTCAGCCCGCTGGATAGCGTTAACCGGCGCAGACAGTCACGCTGAGCTCGATGGAAAGCCGCTCTGGACCGGCTGGCGTTTTGCTGTGAAACCGGGGCAAACATTGAAAATGCGTATGCCGCGCAACGGTATGCGCAGCTATCTGGCGCTGTCTGGCGGGGTGGATGTCCCAGAAGCACTAGGTTCGCGCAGTACCGATTTAAAAGCTGGATTTGGCGGATTTAACGGGCGTTTGCTCATGGATGGCGATGAACTTCCGCTGGGAACGCCGACGCGTGAACTGACAGGCGAAGTCGGCATTAAGCAGTTACTGTTCGGCAATCGCGTGCGTGCATTACCGGGGCCGGAGTATCAGGAATTTAGCGAAGCGACGCAGGCGCGGTTTTGGCAAACGTCGTGGCAATTGAGTCCGCAGAGTAACCGTATGGGCTATCGACTGTTGGGCGCAGAGCTACAGCGAACCGCATCGTCGGGGAATAAGCCACGCGAGTTGCCATCGCACGGGCTGTTGCCGGGCGTGGTGCAGGTTCCGCACAACGGGCATCCAATTGTGCTGTTGGCGGATGCGCAAACCACCGGCGGTTATCCGCGTATTGCCAGCGTGATCGACGCTGACATGTTTCATTTGGCGCAGATTCGTCTGGGCGAACCGATACATTTTATCCGTTGCACGCTGGCGCAGGCGCAGAAAGCGGCCGAAGACCAGCGGCGTTACCTTGAGCAACTAGCGTGGAGGCTGAATGACTATTGA
- the pxpB gene encoding 5-oxoprolinase subunit PxpB, with amino-acid sequence MQQARCYLLGERAVVLELEPPMSLESQQRIWGLAERLNRHEAVLEAIPGMNNLTVLLASPQQEQVAIERLQHWWAESESRVFDPRNITIPVVYGGEAGPDLTEVAAHSGLTVRQVVEAHTAVQYVVYFLGFQPGFAYLGGLNETLHMPRRAEPRLRVPAGSVGIGGAQTGIYPLATPGGWQLIGRTALTLFNPQTMPPTLLRPGDNVRFLPQREGIC; translated from the coding sequence TTGCAACAGGCACGGTGTTATCTTCTGGGCGAGAGGGCGGTCGTTTTGGAACTGGAACCGCCCATGTCGCTGGAGAGCCAGCAGCGGATATGGGGGCTTGCCGAGCGTCTGAACCGCCATGAAGCGGTGCTGGAGGCGATTCCGGGTATGAACAATCTGACGGTGTTGTTGGCTAGCCCACAACAGGAGCAGGTCGCCATTGAGCGTTTACAACACTGGTGGGCAGAGAGTGAATCACGCGTGTTCGATCCGCGAAATATCACGATTCCCGTTGTGTATGGCGGGGAGGCAGGGCCAGATTTAACTGAAGTCGCCGCACACAGCGGCCTGACTGTGCGTCAGGTTGTAGAGGCTCATACGGCGGTGCAATACGTGGTTTACTTTTTGGGGTTTCAACCGGGTTTTGCCTACCTTGGCGGATTGAATGAGACTTTACACATGCCGCGTCGTGCCGAACCCCGACTGCGTGTTCCAGCCGGTTCGGTTGGGATTGGCGGTGCGCAAACAGGGATTTATCCGCTCGCGACGCCGGGTGGCTGGCAGTTGATTGGGCGTACCGCGTTGACGCTTTTCAACCCACAAACGATGCCCCCTACGCTGCTACGTCCTGGCGATAATGTTCGGTTTTTGCCACAGCGGGAGGGAATATGCTGA
- a CDS encoding type 2 GTP cyclohydrolase I yields MRNTELESVINEKLNSACFQDYAPNGLQVEGREEVKRIVTGVTASQALLDAAVAKQADAILVHHGYFWKNEPQIVCGMKRNRLKTLLLNDINLYGYHLPLDAHPELGNNARLAALLEIQTQGMIDPLVPYGELAHPMTADAFCRRVEKRLGRRVLHCGDNAPQQIQRVAWCTGGGQSFIEQAARFGVDAFITGEVSEQTIHIAREMGVHFFAAGHHATERGGVQALGEWLAEQYGFDVIFIDIPNPA; encoded by the coding sequence ATGCGTAATACAGAATTGGAAAGCGTGATTAACGAAAAACTGAATTCAGCGTGTTTTCAGGACTATGCACCGAACGGTTTGCAGGTTGAGGGGCGAGAAGAGGTAAAACGAATTGTGACGGGCGTTACCGCCTCTCAGGCGCTATTGGATGCCGCCGTCGCAAAGCAGGCCGATGCGATTCTGGTTCACCACGGTTACTTTTGGAAGAATGAACCGCAGATTGTCTGTGGGATGAAGCGTAACCGACTGAAAACATTACTGCTAAATGATATCAATCTCTATGGTTACCATCTGCCGTTAGATGCACACCCTGAATTAGGAAACAATGCCCGCTTGGCGGCACTGCTGGAAATTCAAACGCAGGGGATGATCGATCCGCTGGTGCCGTACGGTGAGTTGGCGCATCCCATGACGGCGGATGCTTTTTGTCGCCGTGTGGAAAAGCGTTTGGGGCGGCGTGTGCTGCATTGTGGGGATAATGCACCGCAACAGATACAGCGCGTAGCCTGGTGTACCGGCGGGGGGCAGAGTTTTATCGAGCAGGCGGCCCGTTTTGGCGTTGATGCGTTTATTACCGGTGAAGTGTCTGAGCAAACGATCCACATCGCTCGCGAAATGGGGGTGCACTTCTTCGCTGCCGGGCATCATGCGACCGAACGCGGCGGTGTTCAGGCATTAGGGGAATGGTTAGCAGAACAATATGGTTTTGACGTGATATTTATTGATATTCCTAATCCGGCGTGA
- the phrB gene encoding deoxyribodipyrimidine photo-lyase, translating to MTTHVVWLRNDLRITDNLALYSACQDPHATVLAVFIATPTQWARHDMAPRQATFLLQNLLAVQQALAEKGIPLHYHESTDFAAAVDWLIAFCARQQATDLFYNYQYEVNERLRDKQVSDRLADRVACHAYHDSLLLPPGSVLTGSGEMYKVFTPFRQAFIQRLLATDTSCVPAPDARGEPIHTLACITFSYPQREVDGAAFPCGERAALQQLRRFCREQVQDYARQRDFPALSGTSKLSPYLALGVLSPRQCVNRLRTECPDVLERRDSGAFIWFSELVWREFYRHLIVAWPRLCQHQPFIAWTQRVEWRNAPADLAAWQQGKTGYPIVDAAMRQLNETGWMHNRLRMICASFLVKDLLIDWREGERYFMSQLLDGDLAANNGGWQWAASTGTDAAPYFRIFNPTTQGERFDPEGRFIRRWLPELAAVPDSDIHHPHRWADKHQYKLDYPLPIVEHKTARQNTLAAFEAAKNSGMNNDSEEKSKYA from the coding sequence ATGACCACGCACGTTGTTTGGCTGCGCAATGACTTACGCATTACCGATAATCTGGCGCTGTACTCGGCCTGTCAGGATCCACATGCCACCGTGCTGGCCGTCTTTATCGCGACGCCGACACAGTGGGCTCGGCACGATATGGCACCGCGTCAGGCGACCTTTCTATTGCAAAATCTGCTGGCGGTTCAGCAAGCGCTGGCCGAGAAGGGCATCCCGTTGCATTACCACGAAAGTACTGACTTTGCCGCAGCGGTTGACTGGCTGATCGCGTTTTGCGCACGACAGCAGGCCACCGATCTTTTCTATAACTACCAATATGAGGTTAACGAGCGCCTACGTGATAAGCAGGTGAGCGATCGGCTCGCCGATCGTGTGGCGTGTCACGCTTATCATGACAGCCTGTTGCTGCCGCCGGGCAGTGTGCTAACGGGCAGTGGCGAGATGTATAAAGTGTTCACGCCATTTCGTCAGGCGTTTATCCAGCGATTATTGGCGACGGACACCTCCTGTGTTCCAGCACCGGACGCACGCGGCGAACCGATCCATACGCTGGCCTGCATTACCTTCAGTTATCCGCAGCGCGAAGTAGATGGCGCTGCCTTCCCCTGTGGTGAGCGTGCGGCGTTGCAGCAACTGCGCCGTTTTTGCCGCGAGCAGGTACAGGATTACGCTCGGCAGCGGGACTTCCCGGCGTTGTCCGGCACCAGCAAATTGTCGCCCTATCTGGCTTTGGGTGTCCTATCGCCGCGTCAATGTGTTAACCGACTACGTACCGAATGCCCCGATGTGCTGGAACGGCGTGACAGCGGGGCGTTTATCTGGTTTAGCGAACTGGTTTGGCGTGAATTTTACCGGCATCTTATCGTGGCCTGGCCACGCCTGTGTCAACATCAGCCGTTCATCGCATGGACACAGCGGGTGGAATGGCGAAACGCGCCAGCGGATTTAGCCGCCTGGCAGCAGGGTAAAACCGGCTATCCGATCGTAGATGCCGCGATGCGGCAATTGAATGAAACAGGCTGGATGCATAATCGTCTGCGTATGATCTGCGCCAGTTTTCTCGTTAAGGATTTACTGATCGATTGGCGTGAAGGGGAGCGCTACTTTATGTCGCAATTGTTGGATGGCGATTTGGCGGCTAACAACGGCGGCTGGCAGTGGGCGGCATCCACAGGAACGGATGCGGCGCCTTATTTTCGCATTTTTAACCCGACCACGCAGGGGGAGCGATTCGATCCTGAAGGCCGCTTTATTCGCCGCTGGTTACCTGAACTGGCAGCGGTGCCGGATAGCGATATTCACCATCCCCATCGCTGGGCTGACAAACACCAGTATAAACTGGATTATCCGCTGCCCATCGTCGAGCACAAAACGGCGCGCCAGAATACGCTGGCGGCGTTTGAAGCGGCAAAAAATAGTGGCATGAATAACGATAGTGAAGAGAAAAGTAAGTATGCGTAA
- a CDS encoding YbgA family protein: protein MTRIRIPVGLSGSLLDDPEQDDGGNKHVEGATKSAMPYLRFEPVSPEIALGGSVFRSSPTQRRTRESPIRLRMRQGAMQHVTQYASALSTEKIGQLRHLCGYILCDTTSGDDSADVACGDSVPKKAPKKGMDLFIRALAQHMPWLPIGEERHLRRPEVWEHFIERVCALHELNQLWQHDLSRGALIAFHSRYKLLLLAHSQPQYRELGPFVARIDRWASLEEYVIEYRARLMTLLSTPPTRRNHTNVLMHVQGYFRRQLNTQQRQELAQRIDCYRRGLQPLSAPIALLRQYMAQYPDAYLAQQRYFSPYLETLRLCDGN, encoded by the coding sequence ATGACGCGTATACGCATTCCAGTCGGCCTTAGCGGCAGTTTGCTTGATGACCCTGAACAGGATGATGGCGGAAATAAGCATGTGGAGGGGGCAACGAAATCCGCGATGCCTTATCTACGTTTCGAACCTGTTAGCCCGGAAATAGCGTTGGGGGGATCGGTGTTCCGTTCATCGCCTACGCAGAGACGAACCAGAGAAAGCCCAATTAGGCTGCGTATGCGCCAGGGCGCGATGCAACATGTCACGCAGTATGCGTCGGCACTCTCCACAGAAAAAATCGGCCAGCTTCGGCACTTATGCGGGTATATCCTCTGTGACACAACATCGGGGGACGACAGCGCGGATGTGGCATGTGGTGATAGTGTGCCCAAAAAAGCGCCTAAAAAAGGGATGGATCTTTTTATACGAGCGTTGGCGCAGCACATGCCGTGGCTCCCGATCGGCGAGGAGAGGCACCTGCGCCGTCCCGAAGTATGGGAACATTTCATTGAACGTGTGTGTGCGCTACATGAACTGAATCAGCTCTGGCAACATGATCTGAGCCGCGGCGCGCTTATTGCCTTTCATAGTCGCTATAAATTACTGCTATTGGCGCATTCCCAGCCGCAATACCGTGAACTGGGGCCATTCGTTGCAAGGATTGATCGGTGGGCATCGCTGGAAGAGTACGTTATTGAATATCGCGCACGTCTGATGACGCTGTTATCGACGCCGCCGACACGGCGCAATCATACTAATGTGCTGATGCATGTACAGGGTTACTTCCGTCGTCAGTTAAACACACAGCAGCGGCAGGAATTGGCGCAACGCATTGATTGTTATCGACGGGGGTTACAACCGCTATCGGCACCGATCGCCTTGCTAAGGCAGTACATGGCGCAATATCCCGACGCCTATCTGGCGCAGCAACGTTATTTTTCACCCTATCTGGAAACGTTGCGCCTGTGCGATGGAAACTAG
- a CDS encoding ABC transporter ATP-binding protein, with product MSTNEQVAPAAITIDKLSHAFSGKTVLDDISLTVPKGTILALLGPSGCGKSTLLKLLAGLLRPDAGTIHFGDQQVAGHQLSLPPEQRHLGMVFQDYALWPHMTVAQNVAFPLLMRKVPRDIRRQRVDVTLKRVGLAEFADRKPADLSGGQQQRVALARAIIAEPHILLFDEPLSNLDRDLRESLCQEMASLLRHLGTTAVYVTHDRGEAKILAHRTVHMSQGHITDITTH from the coding sequence ATGTCCACGAATGAACAGGTCGCGCCCGCCGCAATTACCATCGACAAGTTATCCCATGCATTTTCCGGGAAGACGGTACTCGATGACATCAGCCTCACGGTGCCGAAAGGTACTATCCTGGCGTTGTTGGGGCCGTCCGGTTGCGGCAAAAGCACGTTGCTAAAGTTATTGGCTGGGCTACTGCGGCCAGATGCAGGCACCATTCATTTTGGTGACCAACAGGTTGCCGGGCATCAGTTATCCCTCCCCCCTGAGCAACGTCATCTTGGCATGGTATTTCAGGACTATGCGCTGTGGCCACATATGACGGTGGCACAAAACGTCGCATTCCCACTACTGATGAGAAAAGTGCCGCGCGACATCCGTCGCCAACGGGTCGACGTTACCCTCAAGCGCGTAGGTCTGGCTGAGTTTGCCGATCGAAAACCAGCCGATTTATCCGGTGGTCAGCAGCAACGCGTCGCACTAGCACGCGCCATCATCGCGGAACCGCACATCCTGCTTTTTGATGAACCGCTATCCAACCTCGATCGGGATCTCCGCGAATCACTTTGCCAGGAGATGGCGTCACTCTTACGTCATCTTGGCACTACCGCCGTGTATGTCACTCACGATAGAGGCGAAGCCAAGATTTTGGCGCACCGTACTGTCCATATGTCGCAAGGCCATATTACTGATATCACCACACATTAA